One part of the Dyadobacter sp. 676 genome encodes these proteins:
- a CDS encoding DeoR/GlpR family DNA-binding transcription regulator, translated as MTITERHQFILQELKRAGTVSIVQLSEQMQVSGVTIRKDLKLLEDKNLLFRTHGGGSLNNPYAVERPINEKEFINSDEKQSIAREALNLIRQTDSIIIGSGTTVFELARCLHPTKQITVITPAVKVALELSNRANVEVLQLGGLIRKNSSSVAGSYAEYILEHISCGVLFIGVDGIDFDFGLSISNLTEAGLNQKMIDTAQNVAVLADHTKFGKRGIAKICDLDQVQYIVTDAGVPEEVVKSLEDRGVKVLIAGK; from the coding sequence ATGACAATAACGGAAAGGCATCAATTCATTTTGCAGGAACTCAAAAGAGCGGGTACGGTCAGTATTGTGCAGCTTTCCGAGCAAATGCAGGTATCGGGTGTGACCATTCGAAAGGACCTGAAACTTCTCGAAGATAAAAACCTGCTGTTCAGGACACATGGCGGGGGTTCGCTTAACAACCCGTACGCCGTGGAGCGGCCCATCAACGAGAAAGAGTTTATCAATTCCGACGAGAAACAAAGCATCGCGCGGGAGGCATTGAACCTGATCCGGCAAACCGATTCGATTATCATCGGGTCGGGGACCACCGTTTTCGAACTGGCCCGGTGCCTGCATCCCACAAAGCAGATCACCGTGATTACCCCGGCGGTGAAGGTGGCGCTGGAACTCAGTAACCGTGCCAATGTGGAGGTGTTGCAACTCGGCGGGCTGATACGGAAAAACTCCTCGTCGGTGGCAGGATCCTATGCGGAATACATTCTCGAACATATTTCCTGCGGCGTGCTGTTTATCGGGGTCGACGGAATCGACTTCGATTTCGGGCTTTCGATCAGCAACCTGACGGAGGCCGGCCTGAATCAGAAGATGATCGATACGGCGCAGAACGTAGCGGTGCTGGCCGATCATACGAAGTTCGGTAAGCGGGGGATCGCTAAAATTTGCGACCTCGACCAGGTTCAGTACATCGTTACCGACGCTGGCGTCCCGGAAGAGGTCGTGAAATCCCTGGAAGATCGCGGCGTTAAGGTCCTGATCGCAGGGAAGTAG
- a CDS encoding Myo-inositol-1-phosphate synthase, whose amino-acid sequence MSNIDKKIKVAVVGVGNCASSLVQGVEYYTKYSEKTTGLMADRIGGYRAANIEFVCGFDVDERKIGLPLKQAIFTKPNCAIELYTDIISEAPVYRSPVLDGVSPQMLAYPADNRFVVKDELKPTDILANPDSYDHTLINTIRQEIVARLRAHEAEVLINYLPVGSQLATEFYAEICLELGISLVNCIPVFIASDPAWEQKFIEAGIPLIGDDMRSQFGASILSQMLQELAFERGHHVKAHIQRNVGGNTDFLNMEDKNRLKSKKISKENVIRAQNDIRGISTADSFLHAGPSEYIAFYGDNKVANFRLELEGFMGSPVILDAQLSVQDSPNSAGVVIDAIRYVYVAREMGLVGALRGPSAATQKTPPPANDVRRRYLRMPRTG is encoded by the coding sequence TAGGCGTCGGCAACTGCGCCAGCTCACTTGTGCAAGGCGTCGAATACTACACGAAGTATTCCGAAAAAACCACCGGATTAATGGCCGACCGGATCGGCGGCTATCGGGCCGCCAACATCGAGTTTGTGTGCGGCTTCGATGTCGATGAGCGTAAAATCGGACTGCCGCTGAAGCAAGCGATTTTTACCAAACCCAATTGCGCCATCGAGCTTTATACCGACATTATCAGTGAAGCGCCGGTTTACCGCTCGCCGGTACTCGACGGCGTATCGCCGCAAATGCTGGCCTATCCAGCCGACAACCGGTTCGTGGTAAAAGACGAACTGAAACCCACCGACATCCTGGCGAATCCGGATAGCTATGACCACACCCTGATCAACACGATCCGCCAGGAAATCGTCGCCCGCCTGCGGGCACACGAAGCCGAAGTGCTGATCAACTATCTGCCCGTAGGTTCGCAGCTCGCTACGGAATTTTATGCCGAAATCTGCCTGGAACTGGGCATTTCGCTTGTCAACTGCATCCCGGTCTTTATTGCGTCGGACCCCGCGTGGGAGCAGAAATTCATCGAAGCCGGCATTCCGCTCATCGGCGACGATATGCGCAGCCAATTCGGCGCCAGTATTCTATCGCAAATGTTGCAGGAACTCGCCTTCGAGCGAGGCCATCATGTAAAGGCGCATATTCAGCGGAATGTGGGCGGCAACACCGACTTCCTGAATATGGAAGACAAAAATCGCCTCAAATCGAAAAAAATATCCAAGGAAAATGTGATCCGCGCGCAAAACGACATTCGAGGCATTTCCACCGCCGACAGCTTCCTGCACGCCGGTCCCTCGGAATATATCGCCTTTTACGGAGACAACAAAGTAGCCAATTTCCGCCTCGAACTCGAAGGCTTTATGGGCTCGCCGGTGATACTCGATGCGCAACTTTCGGTGCAGGACTCGCCCAATTCGGCAGGTGTGGTCATCGACGCCATACGCTATGTGTACGTAGCACGGGAAATGGGGCTCGTAGGCGCATTACGCGGCCCTTCGGCAGCGACGCAGAAAACGCCCCCCCCAGCAAATGATGTTCGCCGACGCTACTTACGAATGCCACGCACTGGCTAA